One part of the Leucobacter triazinivorans genome encodes these proteins:
- a CDS encoding anthranilate synthase component II has protein sequence MTSILIIDNYDSFVYTLNGYLQQLGAATRVIRNDEVSPGELEQLVADYDGVLISPGPGTPADAGVSIAMVGIALRTGIPLLGVCLGHQAIAEALGATVTHAEELMHGKVSRVHHSDDPFFEGVAPEFNATRYHSLAVVRDTVPETLVITAETASGIVMGLRHRELPVYGVQYHPESVLTEGGYRQLGNWLGVAGLGNAPRIAQSLSPLIAG, from the coding sequence ATGACGAGCATTCTGATCATCGACAACTACGACAGCTTCGTCTACACGCTGAACGGCTACCTGCAGCAGCTCGGTGCCGCGACGCGGGTGATCCGCAACGACGAGGTGAGCCCCGGGGAGCTCGAGCAGCTCGTCGCCGACTACGACGGGGTGCTCATCTCGCCGGGTCCCGGAACTCCGGCGGATGCGGGCGTCTCGATCGCGATGGTGGGCATCGCCCTCCGCACGGGTATCCCGCTGCTGGGCGTGTGCCTGGGCCACCAGGCGATCGCCGAGGCGCTCGGCGCCACGGTGACCCATGCCGAGGAGCTCATGCACGGCAAGGTCTCGCGGGTGCACCACAGCGACGATCCTTTCTTCGAGGGCGTCGCCCCCGAGTTCAACGCGACCCGGTACCACTCGCTCGCGGTGGTGCGCGACACCGTTCCGGAGACGCTCGTGATCACCGCCGAGACGGCGAGCGGAATCGTGATGGGACTGCGTCACCGCGAGCTGCCCGTCTACGGTGTGCAGTACCACCCCGAATCCGTGTTGACCGAGGGCGGCTACCGTCAGCTGGGCAACTGGCTGGGTGTGGCGGGCCTCGGCAACGCCCCGCGGATCGCGCAGTCGCTCTCCCCCCTCATCGCGGGCTGA
- a CDS encoding protein kinase domain-containing protein, which yields MRPAAGITFGGRYELSSRIAVGGMGEVWRATDSIIGRTVAIKILKDEYMGDPGFLERFRAEARHAALVNHEGIANVFDYGEEQGSAYIVMELVPGEPLSAIIEREGRLPANRVLGIVAQTATSLQAAHDAGLVHRDIKPGNLLITPEGRVKITDFGIARIADQVPLTATGQVMGTVQYLAPEQASGHTATAATDIYSLGVVAYECLAGKRPFTGESQVAIAMAQINDTPPDLPGDVPEPVRNLVMACLAKDAAGRPATAAKLAQAATALHRNDVQLAASYVPQVLGASLAATAVMAQQTQALDAATAVMPQTSALAEQQDPEDEAGEAAEPVAKKKSPWTWPLITLAALLLIIGAGTAYALLSGGDGEPQRTTTPPPTTTTTTPATTEAPTTGAIDRGEVVGKSAEEATAYLNGLGFTNVSTQPGSQAPDDEVGLVTEVNPSGSRVPFDQAIVLTVNVPFGDVAQPPAPTGTDTVDSGQAFTLSLASNVCPTGLTLQGYTVTADPSNALASVSGSTANLQAPTLDPGADDATITVTYTATCQASGVERVSPASPEATITVQAPPADGPDAGSGGNGQP from the coding sequence ATGAGGCCAGCGGCAGGGATCACATTCGGCGGACGCTACGAGCTCAGCTCGAGGATCGCCGTCGGAGGCATGGGCGAGGTCTGGCGGGCGACCGACAGCATCATCGGCCGCACCGTCGCCATCAAGATCCTCAAGGACGAGTACATGGGGGATCCGGGCTTCCTCGAGCGCTTCCGCGCCGAGGCGCGGCACGCCGCGCTCGTGAATCACGAGGGGATCGCCAACGTCTTCGACTACGGCGAGGAGCAGGGCTCGGCCTACATCGTGATGGAGCTCGTGCCCGGAGAGCCGCTCTCGGCGATCATCGAGCGCGAGGGGCGCCTGCCGGCGAACCGGGTGCTCGGGATCGTCGCGCAGACCGCGACGTCGCTGCAGGCCGCTCACGACGCCGGTCTGGTGCACCGCGACATCAAGCCGGGCAACCTGCTGATCACGCCCGAGGGGCGCGTGAAGATCACCGATTTCGGCATCGCGCGGATCGCGGACCAGGTGCCGCTGACCGCGACCGGACAGGTCATGGGCACCGTGCAGTACCTCGCGCCCGAGCAGGCGAGCGGGCACACGGCGACCGCGGCCACCGACATCTACTCCCTCGGCGTCGTGGCCTACGAGTGCCTCGCGGGCAAGCGCCCGTTCACCGGCGAATCGCAGGTGGCGATCGCGATGGCGCAGATCAACGACACCCCGCCGGATCTGCCGGGCGACGTGCCGGAGCCGGTGCGCAATCTCGTGATGGCCTGCCTCGCGAAGGATGCGGCGGGTCGCCCGGCGACCGCGGCCAAGCTCGCGCAGGCGGCGACGGCGCTGCATCGGAACGACGTGCAGCTGGCGGCCAGCTATGTGCCCCAGGTACTCGGCGCGTCACTGGCGGCGACCGCCGTGATGGCGCAGCAGACCCAGGCGCTCGATGCGGCCACCGCGGTGATGCCGCAGACAAGCGCCCTCGCGGAGCAGCAGGATCCCGAGGACGAGGCGGGCGAGGCTGCCGAGCCGGTCGCGAAGAAGAAGAGCCCGTGGACCTGGCCGCTCATCACGCTCGCGGCTCTGCTCCTCATCATCGGTGCGGGCACGGCCTACGCGCTGCTGAGCGGCGGGGACGGCGAGCCCCAGCGCACGACGACCCCGCCGCCCACGACCACCACCACCACGCCCGCCACGACCGAGGCGCCCACCACCGGCGCGATCGACCGCGGCGAGGTGGTCGGCAAGTCCGCCGAGGAGGCCACAGCCTACCTGAACGGGCTCGGTTTCACCAACGTCTCCACGCAGCCGGGCAGCCAGGCGCCCGACGACGAGGTCGGCCTGGTCACCGAGGTCAATCCGAGCGGCTCCCGCGTGCCCTTCGACCAGGCCATCGTGCTCACGGTCAACGTCCCGTTCGGCGACGTCGCCCAGCCCCCGGCGCCGACCGGCACCGACACGGTGGACTCGGGTCAGGCGTTCACGCTGAGCCTCGCGTCGAATGTCTGCCCCACGGGGCTCACCCTGCAGGGCTACACCGTCACCGCGGATCCGTCGAACGCGCTGGCGAGCGTCTCGGGCTCGACGGCCAACCTGCAGGCGCCCACCCTCGATCCCGGCGCAGACGACGCCACGATCACGGTGACCTACACGGCGACCTGCCAGGCGAGCGGCGTCGAACGGGTCTCACCCGCCTCACCGGAGGCGACGATCACCGTGCAGGCTCCGCCGGCCGACGGACCCGATGCGGGTTCCGGGGGCAACGGTCAGCCCTGA
- a CDS encoding class E sortase codes for MESRSARGRRRRARLSPLTVIGEVLLLGGLGVLGYIVWQPWHTGVAVTAKQTELSAQDSARWDAAAPPVEPGTVPVAARPAAGEVFAVLHAPAFGTTYANRIGETTDWWTVLNLDEKGIGHYENTQMPGEPGNFALAGHRSGPLINSFREIMNLRVGDPLFVETAEGWYTYRFRSIEYVLPDAVDVLNPFPRLEGQPGEDQILTLTTCHPKLAGSDERAVAYSVFEGFQPRSDGPPAELLELNPTMERTQASRGDQEA; via the coding sequence ATGGAGTCTCGCAGCGCGCGCGGCCGACGCCGGCGGGCCCGCTTGAGTCCGCTCACGGTGATCGGCGAAGTGCTGCTGCTCGGCGGCCTGGGGGTGCTGGGCTACATCGTGTGGCAGCCCTGGCACACCGGCGTCGCGGTCACCGCCAAGCAGACCGAGCTCTCTGCGCAGGATTCGGCTCGCTGGGACGCCGCGGCCCCACCGGTCGAACCGGGCACGGTCCCGGTCGCCGCGCGGCCCGCGGCCGGCGAGGTGTTCGCGGTGCTGCACGCACCGGCATTCGGCACCACCTACGCGAACCGCATCGGAGAGACTACCGACTGGTGGACGGTGCTCAACCTTGACGAGAAGGGCATCGGGCACTACGAGAATACGCAGATGCCCGGCGAGCCCGGCAACTTCGCTCTGGCGGGGCACCGATCGGGGCCCCTGATCAACTCCTTCCGCGAGATCATGAACCTGCGGGTCGGCGATCCTCTGTTCGTCGAAACCGCGGAGGGATGGTACACCTATCGCTTCCGCTCGATCGAGTACGTGCTGCCGGACGCGGTGGACGTGCTGAACCCCTTCCCCCGCCTCGAGGGGCAACCGGGCGAGGATCAGATCCTCACGCTGACCACCTGCCACCCGAAGCTGGCCGGCAGCGACGAGCGCGCCGTCGCCTACTCGGTGTTCGAGGGTTTCCAGCCACGCAGCGACGGCCCGCCGGCCGAACTGCTCGAGCTCAATCCGACCATGGAGCGCACCCAGGCGTCCCGCGGGGATCAGGAGGCCTGA
- a CDS encoding FtsW/RodA/SpoVE family cell cycle protein — MSSPQSGDARTFDQTRTSETVLQRITALRAPRKLLGLELSLLLFAIAVGIAAVVIIDLTVVGAPTTELAPAGALFVIALFALHITIRRITPDGDPLIMPIAAFLNVIGIAMIYRIDLAQQLSGWDAWAVRQLVWSSIAVFAAIVVLLVIRNHMVLFRYTYLSGLGAVVLLLLPMLPGIGQTINGARVWIHIGGFSFQPGEIAKILLAIFFAGYLVRNRDSLAMVGKKILGIRFPRARDLGPLLVFWLAAMSVLVFQRDLGTSLLYFGLFLSMLYLATGRIGWIILGVGLFLVGGIVASQTLAYVNVRFANWLDPFADPLGGSYQMVQGLFGMANGGMTGTGLGQGYPFDTPESRSDYIFASLGEELGLIGLFVILAAYLLLVGRGLRIGFAGQDDFGKLLASGLAFAVALQVFIVVGGITRVIPLTGLTAPFLAAGGSSLVSNWMIIALLILLSNSVRNRPKLVIRT, encoded by the coding sequence ATGAGTAGCCCGCAGAGCGGCGACGCCCGCACCTTCGACCAGACCCGCACTAGCGAGACGGTGCTGCAGCGCATCACCGCCCTCCGCGCTCCCCGCAAGCTGCTGGGGCTCGAGCTGTCCCTGCTGCTCTTCGCGATCGCGGTGGGCATCGCGGCGGTCGTCATCATCGACCTGACCGTGGTGGGAGCGCCCACCACTGAGCTGGCGCCGGCGGGCGCCCTCTTCGTCATCGCCCTGTTCGCGCTGCACATCACGATCCGGCGTATCACCCCGGACGGCGATCCGCTGATCATGCCGATCGCCGCGTTCCTCAACGTCATCGGCATCGCCATGATCTACCGCATCGACCTCGCGCAGCAGCTCTCGGGCTGGGACGCGTGGGCGGTGCGCCAGCTCGTCTGGTCGTCGATCGCCGTCTTCGCGGCCATCGTCGTGCTGCTCGTGATCCGCAATCACATGGTGCTGTTCCGCTACACCTATCTCAGCGGCCTCGGCGCCGTCGTGCTCCTGCTGCTCCCGATGCTGCCCGGGATCGGGCAGACGATCAACGGCGCGCGCGTCTGGATCCACATCGGCGGCTTCTCGTTCCAGCCGGGCGAGATCGCGAAGATCCTGCTCGCGATCTTCTTCGCCGGATACCTGGTGCGCAATCGCGACTCGCTGGCGATGGTGGGCAAGAAGATCCTGGGCATCCGCTTCCCGCGCGCCCGCGATCTCGGCCCGCTGCTCGTGTTCTGGCTGGCGGCCATGTCGGTGCTCGTCTTCCAGCGCGACCTCGGCACCTCGCTGCTCTACTTCGGGCTCTTCCTGTCGATGCTGTATCTGGCCACCGGACGCATCGGCTGGATCATCCTCGGCGTCGGCCTGTTCCTCGTGGGCGGTATCGTCGCCAGCCAGACGCTCGCCTACGTCAACGTGCGCTTCGCGAACTGGCTCGACCCCTTCGCGGACCCGCTCGGCGGCAGCTACCAGATGGTGCAGGGGCTGTTCGGCATGGCGAACGGCGGCATGACCGGCACCGGGCTCGGTCAGGGCTACCCGTTCGACACGCCGGAGTCGCGCAGCGACTACATCTTCGCGAGCCTCGGCGAAGAGCTCGGGCTCATCGGGCTGTTCGTGATCCTCGCCGCCTACCTGCTGCTCGTGGGCCGAGGCCTGCGCATCGGCTTCGCCGGGCAGGACGACTTCGGCAAACTGCTCGCCTCGGGACTCGCGTTCGCCGTCGCCCTGCAGGTGTTCATCGTGGTCGGCGGCATCACCCGCGTCATCCCGCTCACCGGGCTCACGGCGCCATTCCTCGCCGCGGGCGGCTCCTCGCTCGTCTCGAACTGGATGATCATCGCCCTGCTCATCCTGCTCTCCAACTCGGTGCGCAACCGACCGAAGCTGGTGATCCGTACATGA
- the pknB gene encoding Stk1 family PASTA domain-containing Ser/Thr kinase, translating to MSTEEVTMPDTTDGAGEQRILAGRYSIGEFVGQGGMATVYRGTDMKLGRQVAIKVMKADLAGDEQFRSRFRQEAQSASRMAHPTVVRVFDAGDDLIQTADGPKRLPFIVMEYVEGTNLRQLLSEGGLSQSEACRVVDSVLTALEYSHRAGIVHRDIKPANIMITKSGQVKVMDFGIARAVSETSSTLQQTTAILGTAAYFSPEQAKGESIDARTDLYSTSVLLYELLAGDVPFRGDTAVAVAYQHVSERPTPPSDRNPEVTPELDRVVLYGLAKDRSKRFQTASEFRDALRLAASGTMPKLSVQPQDTVLFSGGEEVSESDLALRQLSEGGGAARTQSRPPVMWTWAAILTVGAVIVAVVFWLVTLAPQQFVPDNSREIPDLVEMERADALELLQKQGLFPVTIDETSETIAAGRVISSDPTTGTVLTVGDSITLYISTGPEVAQVPEPDNMSLAEYKQALEDLGLAVGVETSVDDPIAPEGRVLEVSPTPGTELASGESVSVRVSSGKVKVPEVVGHPLEAARSLLDGRGLEITYTADECPAEGNFPVTWQSIVGEQDQGAALEVKYCAA from the coding sequence TTGAGCACGGAAGAGGTGACCATGCCCGATACGACCGATGGTGCCGGTGAGCAGCGCATCCTCGCCGGTCGCTACTCCATCGGCGAGTTCGTCGGGCAGGGCGGGATGGCCACCGTGTACCGCGGGACGGACATGAAGCTCGGGCGTCAGGTCGCCATCAAGGTCATGAAGGCCGATCTGGCCGGAGACGAGCAGTTCCGCTCCCGTTTCCGCCAGGAGGCGCAGTCGGCGTCGCGCATGGCGCACCCCACCGTGGTGCGCGTCTTCGACGCGGGCGACGACCTCATCCAGACGGCGGACGGCCCCAAGCGGCTGCCGTTCATCGTCATGGAGTACGTGGAGGGGACCAATCTGCGGCAGCTCCTCTCCGAGGGCGGCCTGTCGCAGTCCGAGGCCTGCCGGGTGGTCGACTCCGTGCTCACCGCGCTCGAGTACTCGCACCGCGCCGGCATCGTGCACCGCGACATCAAGCCCGCCAACATCATGATCACCAAGAGCGGTCAGGTGAAGGTGATGGACTTCGGGATCGCCCGCGCGGTCTCCGAGACGTCTTCCACGCTGCAGCAGACCACGGCGATCCTCGGCACGGCCGCCTACTTCTCGCCGGAGCAGGCCAAGGGCGAGTCCATCGACGCGCGCACCGACCTCTACTCCACGTCGGTGCTGCTCTACGAACTGCTGGCAGGCGACGTGCCGTTCCGCGGCGACACCGCGGTGGCAGTGGCCTACCAGCACGTCAGCGAGCGGCCCACCCCGCCGAGCGACCGCAACCCCGAGGTGACTCCCGAGCTCGACCGCGTCGTGCTCTACGGGCTGGCGAAGGATCGCTCCAAGCGCTTCCAGACGGCATCCGAGTTCCGCGACGCGCTGCGGCTCGCGGCCAGCGGCACGATGCCGAAGCTGTCGGTGCAGCCGCAGGACACCGTGCTCTTCTCCGGCGGCGAGGAGGTCTCGGAGTCTGATCTCGCACTGCGACAGCTCTCGGAGGGCGGCGGTGCCGCGCGCACGCAGAGCCGACCGCCGGTGATGTGGACGTGGGCGGCGATACTGACTGTCGGCGCCGTGATCGTGGCGGTGGTCTTCTGGCTGGTGACGCTGGCCCCGCAGCAGTTCGTGCCCGACAACTCGCGCGAGATCCCGGATCTGGTCGAGATGGAGCGGGCGGATGCCCTCGAGCTGTTGCAGAAGCAGGGCCTGTTCCCCGTGACCATCGACGAGACGAGCGAGACGATCGCCGCCGGTCGCGTGATCTCGAGCGACCCCACGACCGGTACGGTGCTCACCGTCGGCGATTCCATCACCCTCTACATCTCGACCGGCCCCGAGGTGGCCCAGGTGCCCGAGCCCGACAACATGTCGCTCGCGGAGTACAAGCAGGCGCTCGAGGATCTGGGTCTCGCAGTCGGTGTCGAGACGAGCGTCGACGACCCCATCGCGCCCGAGGGGCGCGTGCTCGAAGTCTCACCGACCCCCGGCACCGAGCTCGCCTCGGGCGAGAGCGTCTCCGTGCGGGTGTCGAGCGGCAAGGTCAAGGTGCCCGAGGTCGTCGGCCACCCGCTCGAAGCGGCACGGTCCCTGCTCGACGGCCGCGGTCTCGAGATCACCTACACCGCGGATGAGTGCCCGGCAGAGGGCAACTTCCCCGTGACCTGGCAGTCGATCGTCGGCGAGCAGGATCAGGGCGCCGCGCTCGAGGTCAAGTACTGCGCCGCCTGA
- a CDS encoding peptidoglycan D,D-transpeptidase FtsI family protein, producing MNKQLKFLTRTVFGMFLVLFFSVTMIQFVSADDLRANELNGRTVKNGYKVERGSILVDGDPVAYSTPTGDSFRFVRQYSDGPLYAPVTGYFSHTQGMTGLEAAMNQDLSGIGNAQFFTRIMNTLNGVAPQGSSVQTTIDPAAQTAAAEAMAEGGFEGAVVALDPKTGEILALVSTPSFDPNVLSTNSDAEIIANYRQLEEDPSQPLQNRAIAGDLYPPGSVYKLVTAAAAIESGEATPSTEFPNPAQLKLPQSTHEMQNASRTTCGTGSKATLEQAIVLSCNIPIAEMAMDMEPNAVPDMAHAFGFEQELSIPLAVTPSTSPMPEDEAQVALSSIGQLDVRVTPLQVAMVSAGIANGGTVMKPYLVDRVITPDLRVEKEYTPEEFSKPISRETAEDVAGMMEEGVSSAEGLAQRAGIDGVRVAGKTGTAENGTDENGNDLPFTLWFTGFAPVEDPEVAIAVVIENGGGEAYGFEGGSFDLPTAVGKRVMEAVLSE from the coding sequence ATGAACAAGCAGTTGAAGTTCCTCACCCGCACCGTGTTCGGCATGTTCCTGGTGCTCTTCTTCTCCGTCACGATGATCCAGTTCGTGTCGGCGGACGACCTGCGCGCCAACGAGCTGAACGGCCGCACCGTCAAGAACGGCTACAAGGTGGAGCGCGGCTCGATCCTCGTCGACGGGGATCCCGTGGCCTACTCCACCCCCACGGGCGACTCGTTCCGCTTCGTACGGCAGTACTCGGACGGCCCCCTCTACGCGCCGGTCACGGGCTACTTCTCGCACACGCAGGGCATGACGGGCCTCGAGGCGGCCATGAACCAGGATCTCTCGGGCATCGGCAACGCGCAGTTCTTCACCCGCATCATGAACACGCTCAACGGGGTCGCCCCCCAGGGCAGCTCCGTGCAGACGACCATCGATCCCGCCGCGCAGACCGCAGCGGCGGAAGCCATGGCCGAGGGCGGCTTCGAGGGCGCCGTGGTGGCACTGGATCCGAAGACCGGCGAGATCCTGGCGCTCGTGTCGACCCCCAGCTTCGATCCCAACGTGCTGTCCACGAACAGCGACGCCGAGATCATCGCGAACTACCGCCAGCTCGAAGAGGATCCGTCGCAGCCGCTGCAGAACCGCGCGATCGCGGGCGACCTGTACCCGCCGGGTTCCGTGTACAAGCTCGTGACCGCCGCCGCCGCCATCGAGTCGGGCGAGGCGACGCCCTCGACCGAGTTCCCGAATCCGGCGCAGCTCAAACTGCCCCAGTCGACCCACGAGATGCAGAACGCGTCGCGCACCACCTGCGGCACGGGCTCGAAGGCCACCCTCGAACAGGCGATCGTGCTGTCGTGCAACATCCCCATCGCCGAAATGGCGATGGACATGGAGCCGAACGCGGTGCCCGACATGGCGCACGCCTTCGGCTTCGAGCAGGAGCTGTCGATCCCGCTGGCGGTCACGCCCAGCACGTCCCCGATGCCCGAGGACGAAGCGCAGGTCGCGCTCTCCTCGATCGGGCAGCTCGACGTGCGGGTCACCCCCCTCCAGGTAGCGATGGTTTCGGCGGGAATCGCCAACGGCGGCACGGTGATGAAGCCCTACCTCGTCGACCGGGTGATCACACCGGACCTGCGCGTCGAGAAGGAGTACACTCCCGAAGAGTTCTCGAAGCCGATCTCGCGCGAGACGGCGGAGGACGTCGCTGGCATGATGGAGGAGGGCGTCTCCTCCGCCGAGGGCCTCGCGCAGCGGGCGGGCATCGACGGGGTTCGAGTCGCGGGCAAGACGGGCACCGCCGAGAACGGCACGGACGAGAACGGGAATGACCTTCCCTTTACGCTGTGGTTCACGGGATTCGCGCCGGTCGAGGATCCCGAAGTGGCCATCGCCGTGGTGATCGAGAACGGCGGCGGCGAAGCCTACGGATTTGAGGGGGGTTCGTTCGACCTCCCCACGGCAGTCGGAAAACGAGTAATGGAAGCGGTGTTGAGCGAATGA